A region of Allocoleopsis franciscana PCC 7113 DNA encodes the following proteins:
- a CDS encoding 2Fe-2S iron-sulfur cluster binding domain-containing protein has translation MNEKQYIISFPGTNYPSIILDAHQKLSEHLTIQNSPVLFGCRTGICGTCLVLVNGETSPPSAEEREVLEVLAPEHPNARLSCQLELTSHLEITHLKE, from the coding sequence ATGAATGAGAAACAATACATCATCTCTTTTCCAGGCACTAACTATCCATCCATCATCCTAGACGCGCATCAAAAACTATCAGAACACCTTACAATCCAAAATTCTCCGGTATTGTTTGGTTGTCGCACTGGCATTTGTGGAACTTGCCTCGTCTTAGTCAACGGTGAAACCTCACCACCAAGCGCAGAAGAACGGGAAGTGCTAGAAGTACTAGCACCAGAACATCCTAATGCCAGACTTTCCTGCCAGCTAGAACTTACAAGCCATTTAGAAATTACACACTTAAAAGAATGA